The window AAGGCTCCCGAAGAGGAGATCCTGGAACTGATGAAGCCTTCTCCACCTTCAATGGTAGCTCTGCGGAGTTGGGCACATCTCTTGGAGTAACCATGCTGTCAGGGCTTTCCTCATGCTCTGAGGAACTGGATGACGAAGAAAGCTCTTGCATTTTTTCAGACTTGCCCAACTTCAGCAAGCGGTCCATTCCTGTTGCACCATCACCAACCAAAGAGAAAGGAGGAGACAAAACAGCCTTGGTGCCTGAAGATTGGATGATATTACTCGAGTTATCAGAAGAACAATCTATCATCCTTTCAGCATTTTTCCCATCTGAGCTTAAACCTTCTTTCATCATATCACGAGAAAAAGTATTGGCCTCCACTTCTAGACGTTGGGTTAGGGAAGGCTTATTGTTATCCACGGGTAGGGTCTGGGTTGGTGAAGGCATGGAAAAAATAAGCCTTTTTCCTTCAAGATTATATGAAATCACCTTAGAGCATGTCCCACAACGCAGCTTACCCTGATTCTTATCTATTGACAAAAGTTTTTTAGGAAGTTGCAGCAATTCGAAGCAATTACAGCATGTGACAAAAGGAGCACCACCGGCCAATGGTTGGCAACTACGCTCCTTTCCCTCTGTGATCACAGTCCGCTGTGGATGTGGCCTCTTAAAACCACCCATTCCCGACACGAGATCACTCGGCATTCTTGCATGGGGCTGCGGTTCCCGGGAATAGAGACATGCATTGGCACCTCGAAGGTTATAATCCCCCAAACCGGGTCGACCATGACCATCAAGGTGTGGCCTCCTAAAACCACCCATATCCGACTCGAGATTAATTGGCATTCTTGCACCGGGCTGTGGTTCACGGGAACAAAGCTGAGCATTGGCACCTCGAAGATCATAATCCCCCAGACCAGGTGGACCATGGCCATCAAGATGATACAACATGTCACTGTTTGCAGCATTTGGTAACCGCTGATTGCGCAAAATAGCAGGAGGAACCTGTGCAGCCACTGGCCACTGTCTGTTGTAGCAATGCAAACATGAGCAAGGGGGTTCGTCATAAAAGGCATTCTGAGGGTATGGAATGGTGGGATCGGGGCCAATGTCCATATATTGTCCAGCAAGGTAATCGTTCACTGGTCTATGTGGGTAGTGATAGGCTTGGTGGAAATCTCTTCTGGGCATTCGAGGCCCAAGCGGCTGCCCATATCCCAGAATCTCATTCGGGGCATGCATCTGAGAATAGAATTTCTGTACATGCAGATCGCTTTGATTCATCAAAGGAACAGGATCATGGTTGAAGCGTGGCAGTCTCCGGATATGGTTACCCCTACTTGCCTGGGACGAACCTTCCATAGACCACGTATCAGAACCATTATAAGGATTTGGAGGAACTATCCTTCTATTACTAGGAAGAAACCGTTCCTTCGGTTGGTCTGATGCATCAGATGATCGAGTAAGCCGATCCCTCAGCTCATCGAGCTGTCTCAGAATCTCTGCTCGGTCTTGCTCAAGAGACTTGACCTTATCTGACCCATCCAGGTGGCTCTGATTCTTGATCTGATCGCCGTACCGGTAGGCAGAATCGAGGTGGTAGTTTGACGCACCTTCATCAGAATAGGGAGAAAACCTCACACCTTCTGCAACAGCTCTAGGCATTCTCCAAGGCACCCCGGTTGTATCTTCAATCTGGCGAAATCTCCGAAACCCAGTTGTATCTTCAATCTGGGCTTTGGGGACTACATTCTCTTCTGCGTATTTTGCCATCAATCCATCCGAATTCAATCCGAGATCGCCCCGGATGGCCCAGTTCTCCATGGGAGCTTTGGAGGGACGCCGATATCTACCTCGATCATAACTAGAAGGTTTGGATTCGAGACCACCGATACCATTGGAATCATTTAGAAACTCCTTATTTTCACTTATAGATGATGAACTGCTATGTGCATCAGCAGTTCTTTCTGGCAAGACCCTATCTTTTCGCCTGAATTCAACCCCATCACTCTCTTGATCCGTCTCCGACATTTCATTCGAACCAATTCCCCTTTTTTCAGAAAATTTCTCAGAATTCTCGCTGACTCTAACCTTTTCTTCATCAGATTTTTCCGAGGAAACATCTGATCTTACATATAATTGGTTTTTCGctgtaataaaaaaattaaaaaataaataaattttaaaaaaagagtaCTCACAATCTACCAAAAAACATAAAATCCAAAAAAGaacggggaaaaaaaaagaacaagggAAAATAGCTTACCTAGAAGAGTAGCATTGCATCCACCGCATCGATAGACAGGAGTATTTGGGGGCTCTGGAAGAAGCTTCTCGCACTTAGGGCAACGAACTACTCGAACTTTCCCACCATccgccattaaaaaaaaaaaaaaaaacttcaaacagATAAATCTCTCAAAAAGATTCAATTTTTCTGAAAAAAATGGCGTCTGAAACAGCTGGAAGCAAAGAACCCCCACAAATCCGCCATTACTCTCAAATGCAACTCTGAAAagcctggggggggggggggggagagagagagagagtccctgTTTACTTCATCGAATGCTGCAATTTGAAAGATGATATTCCAGCATTTTAAAGCATTCTAAAACAGAAGAGAAATCGAAACTCAGGAAAATCAGAAAACCGTTGCAatctgcagagagagagagagagagatgaatgaaAGACACAGAAGCTTTTAAGATGCGATTTTcccgatgagagagagagaggagtagagagggagagggagagagaggaatgagtGGGATCGATTTCCAAAGAGACGCAGAGAAAAGAGAGCTGAAAGAGGTAATGGCATCGAATCGTCCAAAAAGAACTGGGTTTCCGTCTTCCTGCATAAATCGGCGATTCAAGGATATGTAGAAAATCGCCAAACGCGTAGATGGGACGGAAAGAGGTCGCTCTCCATCCGTCGTGTAACGATGTCTGTCTGTTCTTCGCTTGGAAACTGGTGTCTCCAAGTTTACGTCCCAAAAtatagattggttgaacaatcctgatCTCTGATTCACCGAAACTTATACCACTGAATACTTTCCATTTAACCGTTCAATATATCTCTACCAATCTGATAATAAATACCCTAATAGGAATAATTTTTTGTTAGACATACATCTGAACAGGTCCAGatattttggacagtttaatttaaattattacaAAGGACGTGTGGAATTTTAAGTATTTTCTAAGTTCCTGTGTATCttccatcatactctgccagagtatcatacgctatatatatatattttattttttttactgtaGCTCGGTTCCAAGTGGACGCGGATTGTCTGCACCCccgctagaggtgtacacgaaccgagttagctcggttagctcgctcgacttgactcaaaaaaggacgagtcggttcgaagctgagtttgagccaagttaagctgatttttaaattcaaaaatgagttcgagccaagttcaagttagccttagctcaactcaactcggatcgattGAACCAGCTCAGTAACTCATTTACTGCAATATTAATGttcctcaccaagtgtttgatgaaatgactcaacaaag is drawn from Magnolia sinica isolate HGM2019 chromosome 5, MsV1, whole genome shotgun sequence and contains these coding sequences:
- the LOC131245061 gene encoding uncharacterized protein LOC131245061 isoform X2: MADGGKVRVVRCPKCEKLLPEPPNTPVYRCGGCNATLLAKNQLYVRSDVSSEKSDEEKVRVSENSEKFSEKRGIGSNEMSETDQESDGVEFRRKDRVLPERTADAHSSSSSISENKEFLNDSNGIGGLESKPSSYDRGRYRRPSKAPMENWAIRGDLGLNSDGLMAKYAEENVVPKAQIEDTTGFRRFRQIEDTTGVPWRMPRAVAEGVRFSPYSDEGASNYHLDSAYRYGDQIKNQSHLDGSDKVKSLEQDRAEILRQLDELRDRLTRSSDASDQPKERFLPSNRRIVPPNPYNGSDTWSMEGSSQASRGNHIRRLPRFNHDPVPLMNQSDLHVQKFYSQMHAPNEILGYGQPLGPRMPRRDFHQAYHYPHRPVNDYLAGQYMDIGPDPTIPYPQNAFYDEPPCSCLHCYNRQWPVAAQVPPAILRNQRLPNAANSDMLYHLDGHGPPGLGDYDLRGANAQLCSREPQPGARMPINLESDMGGFRRPHLDGHGRPGLGDYNLRGANACLYSREPQPHARMPSDLVSGMGGFKRPHPQRTVITEGKERSCQPLAGGAPFVTCCNCFELLQLPKKLLSIDKNQGKLRCGTCSKVISYNLEGKRLIFSMPSPTQTLPVDNNKPSLTQRLEVEANTFSRDMMKEGLSSDGKNAERMIDCSSDNSSNIIQSSGTKAVLSPPFSLVGDGATGMDRLLKLGKSEKMQELSSSSSSSEHEESPDSMVTPRDVPNSAELPLKVEKASSVPGSPLREPFEYSPTNPLVSRSGKGSRSQRSDKEKIFPKKAISRQSTVKDASAATETDCSFNEFTNSGISQDSEEVSKEEVRPWFSKGGESFFAGLIKKSFRDFGRPNQALESGKPCVSVNGQPIPDHLVKKAEKQAGPIQPGQYWVQKVKHGFGMRVPRSMQ
- the LOC131245061 gene encoding uncharacterized protein LOC131245061 isoform X1 — translated: MADGGKVRVVRCPKCEKLLPEPPNTPVYRCGGCNATLLAKNQLYVRSDVSSEKSDEEKVRVSENSEKFSEKRGIGSNEMSETDQESDGVEFRRKDRVLPERTADAHSSSSSISENKEFLNDSNGIGGLESKPSSYDRGRYRRPSKAPMENWAIRGDLGLNSDGLMAKYAEENVVPKAQIEDTTGFRRFRQIEDTTGVPWRMPRAVAEGVRFSPYSDEGASNYHLDSAYRYGDQIKNQSHLDGSDKVKSLEQDRAEILRQLDELRDRLTRSSDASDQPKERFLPSNRRIVPPNPYNGSDTWSMEGSSQASRGNHIRRLPRFNHDPVPLMNQSDLHVQKFYSQMHAPNEILGYGQPLGPRMPRRDFHQAYHYPHRPVNDYLAGQYMDIGPDPTIPYPQNAFYDEPPCSCLHCYNRQWPVAAQVPPAILRNQRLPNAANSDMLYHLDGHGPPGLGDYDLRGANAQLCSREPQPGARMPINLESDMGGFRRPHLDGHGRPGLGDYNLRGANACLYSREPQPHARMPSDLVSGMGGFKRPHPQRTVITEGKERSCQPLAGGAPFVTCCNCFELLQLPKKLLSIDKNQGKLRCGTCSKVISYNLEGKRLIFSMPSPTQTLPVDNNKPSLTQRLEVEANTFSRDMMKEGLSSDGKNAERMIDCSSDNSSNIIQSSGTKAVLSPPFSLVGDGATGMDRLLKLGKSEKMQELSSSSSSSEHEESPDSMVTPRDVPNSAELPLKVEKASSVPGSPLREPFEYSPTNPLVSRSGKGSRSQRSDKEKIFPKKAISRQSTVKDASAATETDCSFNEFTNSGISQDSEEVSKEEVRPWFSKGGESFFAGLIKKSFRDFGRPNQALESGKPCVSVNGQPIPDHLVKKAEKQAGPIQPGQYWYDRCAGFWGVMGWPCIGIIPPFIEEFDHPIPKNCAGGNTGVFVNGRELHQKDLDLLSSRGLPTSRNKSYVVEISGRVFDEATGDELESLGKLAPTVQKVKHGFGMRVPRSMQ